One window of the Sander lucioperca isolate FBNREF2018 chromosome 5, SLUC_FBN_1.2, whole genome shotgun sequence genome contains the following:
- the wdr74 gene encoding WD repeat-containing protein 74 has translation MGDTSRLCSVWLGSETGILKGVSLARKQAFNFCNTSHLSRDQEVRALCWGDPAESELLVGSVDGTVKTFSVEKGAFTETRRCGDPADGCFVGLASLSGSALVTCAECGTLRVWREDGGGSEPAAELDAGKNVCRMRQSPVHPHKVATGGKENGLKIWDLEKPEKPVFAAKNLRDDWLDLRRPQWVRDMAFIPDSDKVVTCTGYHQVHVFDPSTPQRRPVLEVEYGEYPLTALSLPAGGNAVVVGNTHGQIAMLDLRKGLVRGALKGLAGGVRALQCHPSQPLVASCGLDRFLRIHSLEDRKPQHKVYLKSRLNCVLLASRPLETEGGAGATGGAQEVKEEDDDDDLWETMERVEETPKRKPTEEDEGIEEEELQKKSKKKRKKGKD, from the exons ATGGGGGACACTAGCCGGCTTTGCTCCGTGTGGCTGGGCTCGGAGACCGGCATCCTGAAGGGGGTCAGCCTGGCCCGGAAACAGGCCTTTAACTTCTGCAACACGAGCCACCTGAGCCGCGACCAGGAGGTCCGCGCGCTGTGCTGGGGCGACCCGGCGGAGAGCGAGCTGCTGGTCGGCTCCGTGGACGGAACCGTGAAGACGTTCAGCGTGGAGAAGGGCGCGTTCACCGAGACGCGGCGCTGCGGGGACCCCGCCGATGGCTGCTTCGTCGGGCTCGCGTCGCTCAGCGGCTCCGCGCTGGTCACCTGCGCGGAGTGCGGCACGCTGCGGGTGTGGAGGGAGGACGGCGGCGGCAGCGAGCCCGCGGCGGAGCTGGACGCGGGGAAGAACGTGTGTAGGATGCGGCAGAGCCCGGTGCACCCGCACAAAGTCGCGACCGGAGGGAAGGAGAACGGGCTGAAGATCTGGGACCTGGAGAAACCCGAGAAGCCCGTGTTCGCCGCGAAGAACCTGCGAGACGACTGGCTGGATCTACGGCGGCCGCAGTGGGTCAGAGACATGGCCTTCATCCCGGACTCGGACAAAGTGGTCACCTGCACAGGTTACCATCAG gtCCACGTGTTCGATCCCTCCACCCCCCAGCGGCGTCCCGTGCTGGAGGTGGAGTACGGCGAGTACCCGCTCACCGCCCTGTCCCTGCCCGCCGGCGGTAACGCGGTGGTGGTGGGGAACACCCACGGGCAGATCGCCATGCTGGACCTGCGGAAAGGTCTGGTCCGCGGCGCTCTGAAGGGGCTGGCGGGCGGCGTGCGGGCGCTGCAGTGCCACCCGTCCCAGCCGCTGGTGGCGTCCTGCGGCCTGGACCGCTTCCTCCGCATCCACAGCCTCGAGGACCGCAAGCCGCAGCACAAGGTCTACCTCAAGTCGCGGCTCAACTGCGTGCTGCTCGCCAGCCGGCCGctggagacagaggggggggcGGGGGCGACGGGCGGGGCGCAGGAAGTGAAGGAGGAAGACGACGACGATGACCTGTGGGAGACCATGGAGCGAGTGGAGGAGACGCCGAAGAGGAAACCAACAGAGGAGGACGAGGGAATAGaagaagaggagctgcagaagaaaagcaaaaagaagagaaagaaaggaaaagactGA